In one window of Candidatus Peregrinibacteria bacterium DNA:
- the secF gene encoding protein translocase subunit SecF, translated as MRFPIIPATKFWFLISGVTLAVGLYFVFAPGFGLHLGIDFSGGSKMYLPFSETITKTEFDEIFREALGNEKGEVVVESGDKAIIVRSRDLSNQEIEQLKVKLKEKGKTLEDDAVRIETVGPTQGKVQTERGFLAVGITMLAIIMFIALAFRRVPEGLSSWKFGVSAVVALIHDVFIVIGAFALLGKYYGVEVDTLFITALLTVMGFSVHDTIVVFDRLRENLKGTSLKNLEETAEKAVWQTMARSINTSGSTLIVLLTLFFSQIEGIHFFILALVLGIIVGTYSSIFIATPMLVAWSKK; from the coding sequence ATGCGCTTTCCTATCATCCCAGCTACAAAATTTTGGTTTCTTATTTCGGGCGTTACGCTGGCCGTAGGTCTTTATTTTGTCTTCGCCCCTGGATTTGGACTCCATCTCGGAATTGATTTTTCTGGAGGAAGTAAGATGTACTTGCCGTTCAGCGAAACTATTACCAAAACAGAATTTGATGAGATTTTTCGAGAAGCTCTTGGAAATGAGAAGGGGGAAGTTGTTGTAGAATCGGGAGATAAGGCGATAATTGTGAGGTCTCGAGACCTCTCGAATCAAGAAATTGAACAACTCAAAGTGAAACTCAAGGAGAAAGGAAAAACTCTTGAGGATGATGCTGTGCGTATTGAGACGGTAGGACCGACGCAAGGAAAAGTACAAACCGAACGTGGTTTTCTCGCAGTAGGAATTACGATGCTCGCAATTATTATGTTTATCGCACTAGCGTTCAGGCGAGTTCCTGAAGGGCTTTCTTCTTGGAAATTTGGCGTTTCTGCTGTTGTGGCACTTATCCATGACGTTTTTATCGTTATCGGAGCATTCGCGCTCCTCGGAAAATACTATGGAGTGGAAGTAGATACTCTTTTTATTACGGCACTTCTCACGGTCATGGGATTCTCGGTGCACGATACCATTGTGGTTTTCGACCGTCTTCGGGAAAATCTCAAAGGAACTTCTCTGAAGAATCTTGAAGAAACGGCTGAAAAGGCTGTGTGGCAAACAATGGCAAGATCAATAAATACTTCTGGCTCTACGCTCATCGTGCTTTTAACGCTCTTTTTCTCTCAAATTGAAGGAATTCACTTTTTCATTCTGGCGCTTGTTTTGGGAATTATCGTGGGAACATATTCGTCTATTTTCATTGCCACGCCAATGCTCGTAGCATGGTCGAAGAAATGA
- a CDS encoding aldehyde dehydrogenase, with product MSVLRVALNGYGRIGRNLHRILIGNTKVQLVAINNQRLEAPMRAHLLKYDSLHGKLDAEISYTENSLIVNGETILLLAFSDAREVPWKELDIDVVVSATGRARTKEEAQKFLDAGAKKVLVSAPMKDDTPTFVFGVNDEDITADLTIMSNASCTTNSIAPPLKLIEETYGIENVFVSSIHSFTNSQNLLDNMGKDLRRARSAVQNIIPTTSGAMQATAKVIPSLQGRIDGIAFRIPLATSSISDVCAVLKKDTTAEEVNNLFRKAAAGKMKNVLEVCEEPLVSIDFKTNPHSAIIDALTTKVVGGKYLQFLSWYDNEWGYANRLKDFLEKLATFKKWRKSMKNVEWKMEK from the coding sequence ATGAGCGTGCTTCGTGTCGCACTTAATGGCTATGGACGGATTGGAAGGAATCTTCACAGAATTCTCATCGGGAACACCAAAGTACAACTCGTTGCTATCAACAATCAACGTCTTGAAGCGCCTATGAGGGCGCATCTTCTCAAGTACGATTCTCTCCACGGAAAACTGGATGCTGAAATTTCCTATACCGAAAATTCTCTCATTGTAAATGGAGAAACTATTTTGCTTCTTGCTTTTTCGGACGCCAGAGAGGTTCCATGGAAAGAACTCGATATCGATGTTGTCGTATCCGCTACAGGACGAGCTCGAACAAAGGAAGAAGCTCAAAAATTTCTGGATGCTGGGGCAAAAAAAGTTTTAGTTTCTGCCCCCATGAAAGATGACACTCCCACATTTGTGTTTGGAGTGAATGATGAAGACATCACTGCGGATCTGACGATTATGAGCAACGCTTCATGCACGACGAATTCGATTGCTCCTCCTCTGAAGCTGATTGAGGAAACGTATGGTATTGAAAACGTTTTTGTGAGTTCTATTCATTCATTTACGAATTCCCAAAACCTTCTCGATAACATGGGAAAAGATTTGAGAAGAGCAAGAAGCGCCGTTCAAAATATTATTCCTACAACATCAGGTGCAATGCAGGCAACAGCAAAAGTTATTCCATCTCTTCAAGGAAGAATTGATGGGATTGCTTTTCGAATTCCTCTCGCAACTTCTTCTATTTCAGATGTTTGTGCGGTGCTCAAAAAAGATACCACAGCAGAAGAAGTGAATAATCTCTTCAGAAAGGCCGCTGCGGGAAAGATGAAAAATGTGCTCGAAGTTTGTGAAGAACCTCTTGTTTCCATTGATTTTAAAACAAATCCACATTCTGCAATTATTGACGCTCTTACGACAAAAGTCGTCGGAGGAAAATATCTCCAATTCCTTTCCTGGTATGATAATGAGTGGGGATACGCGAATCGATTGAAGGATTTTTTGGAGAAATTGGCAACGTTTAAAAAGTGGCGAAAATCAATGAAAAATGTAGAATGGAAAATGGAAAAATAA
- a CDS encoding fructose-1,6-bisphosphatase: protein MTIPFFLETYLREVQCEPNLIQLISYIARAAKYVQHAIRHEHLGISGTVNVQGEEQLKLDILSDNIFCKHLAESNLVAQISSEEQEDAVVLMDNLGEYSVAFDPLDGSSLVASNLAVGSIFGIFPGNGFIGMTGRQMVAAGYMLYGPRTTLSISIGKGLASFMLNDLGEFQSFSEGIRVEETAKIFAPGNLRAVTDRPSYQKLVTKWSDEKFTLRYSGGMVPDINTIFCKGNGIFAYPSSEKYPKGKLRLLYECAPFAFLMEQAGGLAKTETGEDILDLPIQDLHERTSILVGSKKTVEDAINMLK, encoded by the coding sequence ATGACCATCCCCTTCTTCCTCGAAACCTATCTCCGCGAAGTACAATGTGAACCAAACTTGATTCAGCTCATTTCTTATATTGCCCGAGCCGCAAAATATGTTCAGCATGCCATTCGGCATGAACATTTGGGAATTTCTGGAACAGTGAATGTGCAGGGAGAAGAGCAGCTTAAGCTTGATATTCTTTCGGATAATATTTTTTGTAAACATCTTGCGGAAAGTAATCTCGTCGCACAAATTAGCTCAGAAGAGCAGGAGGATGCAGTTGTTCTCATGGATAATTTGGGAGAATATTCGGTTGCATTTGATCCTCTGGATGGATCTTCACTTGTTGCGAGTAATTTAGCCGTGGGAAGTATTTTTGGAATTTTTCCAGGAAATGGATTTATTGGAATGACCGGACGACAAATGGTCGCAGCGGGATACATGCTCTATGGTCCTCGCACAACACTGTCTATTTCAATCGGAAAAGGTCTTGCTTCTTTTATGCTCAATGATTTAGGAGAATTTCAGAGTTTTTCTGAAGGAATACGAGTTGAGGAAACGGCGAAAATTTTTGCTCCGGGAAATTTGAGGGCTGTTACGGATCGTCCAAGCTATCAAAAACTCGTCACAAAATGGTCAGATGAAAAGTTTACTTTGAGATATTCGGGCGGAATGGTTCCCGACATTAATACTATTTTTTGCAAAGGAAATGGGATTTTTGCATATCCGTCTTCTGAAAAATATCCAAAAGGAAAACTCAGACTTCTCTACGAATGCGCTCCATTTGCATTTCTCATGGAACAAGCCGGAGGACTCGCGAAAACTGAAACTGGAGAAGATATTCTTGATCTTCCCATTCAAGATTTGCACGAAAGAACTTCTATACTTGTGGGAAGTAAAAAAACGGTGGAAGATGCGATCAATATGTTGAAATAA
- a CDS encoding S-layer homology domain-containing protein, producing MLRYPAQLFVGIKTYLRAKGVLGSVVLTLGLMIVLYAVGEGAMSLKTNILDVSLRFDGTVMPIQQVPNWALTGGENTKPYSAYSPWELQPLMDYDIAELQSLNTDANTANAKITYSTVYLGSYTSEHTENVGSHLGVDIRAPEGTPVFAVANGIVDRANAEDKGGFGKYIILEVPNAPVNGDIETIYIAYAHLSQVIVQSGEIIQKGQKIGEVGKTGTASTNHLHFQIDRAIAPFRIYWPFTATEASSAGFSFFDAVNNGLGREKAGKYTTHPMKWVQQNRQGGAISPVPSGTSGTPLPSFPGTERKIHDFDIRVLSELVRAGESIPIEIKAIDTNGNVFESFTDEFSLKTSDLDVEVSSIHFENGIARLSLTPKNSGRLELKARSGVVEETVGITVQNAGEEPLSSKPQETNPETPEVKLPHFDHFQITPEKNELEIGEKVHITITAIDSDGNVQKSYTPDNSIIVTATNGTVSPQALFAQNFSEGTAEIVYTAETVGEGKVSIGNETPLLFSIIAGFAEVTYFGIDIDGKYVLGVPQEATITTLDANKKLSVRSFVGTARLTLSNGEGIVKPNELTSVDFKNGVAKVSVLITSGNSARIKVQAGAILGESSRITQDTSRIFADVEQGSEYAEEIAYLKKLNIASGYPDGTFHPEKTLVRAEVVKLLIEGLHINLKNGQSPFLDVHSTDWFLTYVVTAAEDKIVSGYPDQTFKPANTITQAEFFKVLLEAAGVELPVVRRKPFEDVLRDQWFAPYAMYAKDHNLLDFGEKFEPKKEITRGEVARAIYRLIGN from the coding sequence GTGCTGAGGTATCCCGCTCAGCTTTTTGTGGGTATAAAAACATATCTCAGGGCAAAAGGAGTTCTTGGATCTGTTGTTTTGACGCTCGGTCTCATGATTGTGCTCTATGCCGTCGGAGAGGGGGCAATGAGTCTCAAAACGAATATTCTCGATGTGTCTCTCCGATTTGATGGAACAGTAATGCCGATTCAACAAGTTCCGAACTGGGCGCTTACAGGTGGAGAGAACACGAAACCCTATTCTGCATATTCTCCTTGGGAACTTCAGCCGCTCATGGATTATGATATTGCTGAGCTTCAAAGTTTAAACACAGATGCGAATACCGCAAATGCAAAAATAACATATTCTACTGTGTATTTGGGAAGTTATACATCAGAACATACAGAGAATGTCGGATCGCATTTAGGCGTTGATATTCGTGCTCCCGAAGGGACTCCCGTTTTTGCGGTTGCAAACGGAATTGTTGATAGAGCCAACGCGGAAGATAAAGGTGGGTTCGGAAAATACATCATTTTAGAAGTCCCAAATGCGCCCGTGAATGGTGATATAGAAACGATTTATATTGCATACGCACACCTTTCTCAGGTAATAGTGCAATCTGGTGAAATTATTCAAAAAGGTCAAAAAATTGGTGAAGTAGGGAAAACCGGGACAGCATCAACAAATCATCTCCATTTTCAAATAGATCGTGCAATTGCTCCTTTCAGAATTTACTGGCCATTCACTGCTACAGAAGCAAGCTCTGCCGGATTCTCTTTCTTTGACGCCGTCAATAATGGTCTTGGAAGAGAAAAGGCGGGAAAATATACGACTCATCCCATGAAATGGGTACAGCAAAATAGGCAGGGAGGAGCAATATCACCAGTTCCTTCCGGAACTTCAGGGACACCGCTCCCTTCATTCCCTGGAACAGAAAGAAAAATTCATGATTTTGATATTCGCGTTTTGTCTGAGCTCGTGAGAGCAGGGGAGAGTATTCCCATTGAAATAAAAGCCATAGATACGAATGGAAACGTATTTGAATCGTTCACAGATGAATTTTCTCTCAAAACATCTGATCTCGATGTTGAGGTTTCAAGTATTCATTTTGAGAATGGAATTGCACGGCTCAGTCTTACGCCCAAAAATTCAGGAAGGCTTGAGCTGAAAGCTCGTTCTGGCGTGGTGGAAGAGACAGTAGGAATTACCGTTCAAAACGCAGGAGAAGAACCTCTCTCTTCCAAGCCTCAAGAAACGAATCCTGAAACACCAGAAGTAAAACTTCCACACTTTGATCATTTTCAGATTACACCAGAAAAAAATGAATTAGAAATTGGAGAGAAAGTTCATATTACAATTACAGCAATAGATTCCGATGGAAATGTTCAGAAAAGCTATACTCCAGACAATTCCATTATTGTCACTGCCACGAATGGAACCGTAAGTCCTCAGGCGCTTTTCGCACAAAATTTTTCTGAAGGAACAGCAGAAATTGTCTACACTGCAGAGACAGTAGGGGAAGGGAAGGTAAGTATTGGAAACGAGACTCCTCTCCTATTTTCCATCATCGCTGGCTTTGCGGAAGTCACATATTTTGGCATTGATATCGATGGGAAGTATGTTCTCGGCGTACCACAAGAGGCTACTATCACGACTCTGGACGCGAACAAAAAATTGAGTGTTCGCTCCTTTGTGGGAACAGCAAGGCTCACTCTTTCAAATGGCGAGGGGATCGTGAAACCAAATGAGCTCACTTCAGTTGACTTTAAAAATGGTGTTGCAAAGGTGAGTGTTCTCATCACCAGTGGAAATTCCGCACGCATAAAAGTCCAAGCAGGAGCTATTCTTGGTGAATCTTCTCGAATCACTCAGGACACAAGCAGAATTTTTGCTGATGTAGAACAGGGAAGTGAATATGCCGAAGAAATTGCATATCTTAAAAAATTGAATATTGCGTCTGGATATCCCGACGGAACATTTCATCCAGAGAAAACACTGGTGAGAGCAGAAGTCGTAAAGCTCCTCATTGAAGGGCTGCACATTAATCTCAAAAACGGGCAAAGTCCATTTTTGGATGTGCATTCAACAGATTGGTTTCTCACGTATGTCGTTACTGCAGCGGAAGACAAGATTGTGAGCGGATATCCAGATCAAACCTTCAAACCGGCAAATACGATTACTCAAGCGGAATTTTTCAAAGTTCTTCTCGAGGCAGCTGGAGTGGAGCTTCCTGTAGTTCGAAGAAAACCATTTGAAGATGTTCTTCGAGATCAGTGGTTTGCTCCATATGCAATGTACGCGAAAGACCATAATCTTCTTGATTTTGGAGAGAAATTCGAACCAAAAAAAGAAATTACGAGAGGAGAAGTAGCGAGAGCGATATATCGATTAATTGGAAATTAG
- the tsaE gene encoding tRNA (adenosine(37)-N6)-threonylcarbamoyltransferase complex ATPase subunit type 1 TsaE: MNSFLSSNAVATEKAGRELGLRVHIAPEWGKIVLLSGELGTGKTTFSRGFFDALGIPKEDIKSPTFTYLEEYKTENRICIHGDLYRLKDTPNSAHILESEIEKIGERGDILLLEWSDLLDERILNLFEGTYISVHFAHGNSESERNISLTFHNALNIPKNKIPGLMEEFMTPQHIQKHIEMVTHVATILGNKLFQSGVPLDIELITNGALCHDLLRYVDFKDLNDVSRFQEEVTDEKIALWKSVRQKYEKFHHGSAMADVLRSRGYSATADVVEAHMTGMIFREKPFTWEEKVVYYADKRVLHDEIVSLKKRFEDGRKRYAHEASPNLEKKVSDLEQEIFENLDIAPEEIR; encoded by the coding sequence ATGAATTCCTTTCTTTCCTCAAATGCGGTCGCAACAGAAAAGGCTGGAAGAGAGCTCGGTCTGCGCGTTCATATCGCTCCAGAGTGGGGGAAAATTGTGCTTCTTTCTGGAGAACTCGGAACAGGGAAAACAACATTTTCCCGAGGATTTTTTGATGCTCTCGGTATTCCAAAAGAGGACATAAAAAGCCCGACATTCACGTATCTTGAGGAGTATAAGACGGAAAATAGGATCTGCATTCATGGCGATCTCTATAGGCTCAAAGACACTCCAAATTCTGCTCATATCCTTGAGAGCGAAATCGAAAAAATCGGAGAAAGGGGTGATATTCTCCTTCTCGAGTGGAGTGATCTTTTGGATGAGCGCATTTTGAATTTGTTCGAAGGAACATATATTTCTGTTCATTTTGCGCACGGGAATTCCGAATCAGAAAGAAATATTTCTCTGACATTTCACAATGCTCTCAATATTCCAAAAAATAAAATTCCCGGTCTTATGGAGGAATTTATGACTCCGCAGCATATTCAGAAACATATCGAAATGGTCACTCATGTCGCAACAATTCTCGGCAATAAACTTTTTCAGAGTGGTGTGCCTCTTGATATCGAACTTATAACAAATGGAGCTCTTTGTCATGACCTCCTCCGATATGTCGATTTTAAGGATTTGAATGATGTCTCTCGATTTCAAGAAGAAGTTACGGATGAAAAAATAGCACTTTGGAAAAGTGTTCGGCAAAAGTATGAAAAATTTCATCACGGAAGTGCGATGGCAGATGTTTTAAGATCTCGCGGATATTCTGCTACAGCGGATGTGGTGGAAGCGCATATGACGGGAATGATTTTTCGAGAAAAACCATTCACATGGGAAGAAAAAGTTGTGTATTATGCTGACAAGCGCGTTCTCCATGATGAAATTGTTTCGCTTAAGAAACGATTTGAAGACGGAAGGAAGAGATATGCGCACGAAGCCAGTCCGAATTTGGAAAAAAAAGTTTCCGATCTCGAGCAAGAAATTTTTGAGAATCTCGATATTGCTCCGGAAGAAATACGATAA
- a CDS encoding SufE family protein codes for MIPALQNILDELSAMPDSTEKLKFLLSLADDLPEFPENEKTSKNKIHGCASNAYLVAEYRNGKMYFRGDSDAQIPKGILALFLFGCEGLAPQEILELSPEMFEKTGLKNILSPSRVNGAYAIFARMKEEAGKCKMQNC; via the coding sequence ATGATTCCTGCTCTGCAAAACATTCTCGATGAACTTTCAGCGATGCCAGATTCTACGGAAAAATTAAAATTTCTGCTGTCGCTTGCGGATGATCTTCCTGAATTTCCGGAAAATGAAAAAACTTCAAAAAATAAAATTCATGGATGTGCTTCAAATGCCTATCTCGTAGCAGAATATCGAAATGGGAAAATGTATTTTCGAGGAGATTCAGATGCGCAAATTCCCAAAGGAATTCTCGCACTGTTTCTTTTTGGATGTGAAGGCTTAGCGCCACAAGAAATTCTCGAACTTTCTCCAGAGATGTTTGAAAAAACTGGACTTAAGAATATTCTCTCACCTTCTCGTGTGAACGGAGCATATGCGATTTTTGCGAGGATGAAAGAGGAGGCGGGGAAATGCAAAATGCAGAATTGTTGA
- a CDS encoding putative metal-binding motif-containing protein, with amino-acid sequence MKILIPLHMKKIFTFTLAFMLLGLMALPAYAATKDDDQDRYYTCPDPSDTTTCESPILGMKGWEKEVCDTVDVDDPSVVAPGLGKIKGNKIHPGAIEPPNSQVDYNCDGQITGLPGAGGRKDLFSIIGDVITLIGQIAVFVSAGALIYGGIMFASASGEEMKIQKAKKTIIGAVIGLIVGLLAWNIVDYVVNWVG; translated from the coding sequence ATGAAAATTCTAATCCCACTTCACATGAAAAAAATATTTACGTTTACACTTGCTTTCATGCTTCTCGGGCTGATGGCTCTTCCTGCGTACGCTGCAACTAAAGATGATGACCAAGATAGATATTATACTTGTCCCGATCCGAGTGATACAACAACATGTGAGTCACCTATTCTCGGAATGAAGGGATGGGAGAAAGAAGTGTGTGATACTGTCGACGTTGATGATCCGAGCGTTGTTGCTCCAGGACTTGGGAAAATAAAGGGAAACAAGATTCACCCAGGTGCGATAGAACCGCCGAATAGCCAAGTGGATTACAACTGCGATGGTCAAATCACTGGTCTTCCTGGAGCAGGAGGAAGAAAAGATTTGTTTAGCATTATTGGAGATGTGATTACACTTATTGGTCAGATTGCGGTATTTGTTTCTGCAGGTGCGCTCATCTATGGCGGCATTATGTTTGCTTCTGCTTCAGGAGAAGAGATGAAAATTCAGAAGGCGAAAAAAACAATTATTGGCGCAGTCATCGGACTTATCGTTGGGCTCCTTGCCTGGAATATCGTCGATTATGTGGTGAATTGGGTTGGGTAG
- a CDS encoding PilT/PilU family type 4a pilus ATPase, whose amino-acid sequence MKTNKKMLYLKTLFEAQKKLRSSDLHLYEGHPPYLRGSDGGLYAVEKYSPLKHEDMENIMKEILSQRQIEVFLQKKDFEFSSWLEDVGRFRVNFYVEYHGMSIVFRLLSDNIESIPELGLPEAVQNLAYEHSGLVLITGPNGSGKSTTMAALLHHINETRNVNIITIENPIEVIHQPKKSVISQREVGTHVESLKDAARYLFRQDVNVVALGELSDYESISIALDLAETGHLVFATLHSDDVASTISRVINVFPPDLQNMARMKLAISLRGIVSQKLIPKQDFSGRVVAVEICLRSDEIETLILERREEKISKAMERERGLGMQTFHEHLFDLFQNGVISREQAILNAPDPEEFMNMVQEQKSPA is encoded by the coding sequence ATGAAAACAAACAAAAAAATGCTCTACCTCAAAACACTTTTCGAGGCACAAAAAAAACTCAGATCGTCTGATCTGCATCTTTACGAAGGACATCCTCCATATCTTCGAGGATCCGACGGAGGGCTGTATGCGGTAGAAAAATATAGTCCGCTGAAGCATGAGGATATGGAAAATATCATGAAAGAGATTCTCTCTCAGAGGCAAATAGAAGTCTTCTTGCAAAAAAAAGATTTTGAATTTTCCTCTTGGCTTGAAGATGTCGGACGATTTCGAGTGAATTTTTACGTCGAATACCACGGAATGTCGATTGTGTTTCGACTTCTCAGCGATAATATTGAGTCTATTCCCGAACTCGGTCTACCGGAGGCGGTTCAAAATCTTGCGTATGAACATTCAGGTCTCGTGCTCATTACCGGTCCAAATGGGAGTGGAAAATCCACAACAATGGCAGCACTTTTACACCATATTAATGAAACCAGAAATGTAAATATCATCACGATTGAAAATCCGATCGAGGTCATTCATCAGCCAAAAAAATCAGTAATTTCTCAGCGAGAAGTCGGAACACATGTAGAAAGTCTGAAAGATGCAGCGAGGTACCTCTTTCGGCAAGATGTCAACGTTGTGGCACTTGGCGAACTCAGTGATTATGAATCGATTTCCATCGCCCTTGATTTGGCAGAAACCGGACATCTGGTTTTTGCGACGCTCCATTCCGATGATGTTGCCTCTACCATTTCTCGGGTGATCAATGTTTTTCCTCCGGATTTGCAGAATATGGCAAGAATGAAACTCGCGATTTCTCTTCGTGGAATTGTGTCTCAGAAACTTATTCCGAAACAAGATTTCTCGGGGAGAGTTGTTGCCGTAGAAATCTGTCTTCGCTCGGATGAAATTGAAACGCTTATTTTGGAAAGGAGAGAAGAAAAAATTTCTAAGGCAATGGAGCGTGAACGTGGTCTCGGAATGCAGACTTTCCACGAACATCTCTTTGATCTTTTTCAAAATGGAGTTATTTCCAGAGAACAAGCAATCCTTAATGCTCCTGACCCTGAAGAATTTATGAATATGGTTCAAGAGCAAAAATCGCCTGCGTAA